The following are encoded in a window of Sminthopsis crassicaudata isolate SCR6 chromosome 3, ASM4859323v1, whole genome shotgun sequence genomic DNA:
- the LOC141562396 gene encoding E3 ubiquitin-protein ligase TRIM21-like — translation MAAAAVEMLQQLQNQITCPICWKYFCEPVTIGCGHSFCRACLPSTAVTAFSCPECRQVSQVRGFPLLNGSLAELTKLGTQLRSQLLQSTGGQRRCAIHKEVLEYFCEDDQTVLCLRCCQAPEHGAHRHCPVEEAVSNSRKKMQHLQSCLQKYFKETKKLLVKEKKPVIDWEKMISREYRERDSLMWDELYHYLERMDQETKNKKETLSQESTTLQDLMLDLQEADSQPNLDLLRDVKELLERSKSALSQRAKALNPEVRVCPIFGMLETLNQFRVDIRLDPASASPCLIVAEDLKSVRAGEGWQVDSPHGDDSDLPMVLAEQGFSSGIQYWEVDVTQLPQWTLGIHTTYLRIKSPGRITKYASIFFLRCVKKEDGHYLQSYPGSLNHKLKDPIPRIGVYLEYKFGILAYYNVLQSSLIYQLPDISFAAPVRPMFSPGPPLPGTKPAPMTLCALDSHLCSCCYSSL, via the coding sequence atggctgctgctgctgtggaaATGCTGCAACAATTGCAGAACCAGATCACGTGTCCCATCTGTTGGAAGTACTTCTGTGAGCCAGTCACCATCGGGTGTGGGCACAGCTTTTGCCGAGCATGTCTCCCAAGCACAGCAGTTACAGCTTTCTCTTGCCCTGAATGCAGGcaagtgtctcaggtcagagGCTTCCCATTACTCAATGGGAGCCTAGCAGAGCTGACTAAACTGGGCACACAGCTCAGGTCCCAGCTGTTACAGAGTACTGGAGGACAGAGGCGCTGTGCCATTCACAAAGAAGTCTTGGAGTACTTTTGTGAAGACGACCAGACCGTGCTCTGTCTAAGATGTTGTCAAGCCCCAGAGCATGGGGCTCACAGGCACTGTCCTGTAGAAGAAGCTGTGTCCAATTCCAGGAAGAAGATGCAGCACCTGCAAAGTTGCTTACAGAAGTACtttaaggaaactaagaaacTTCTTGTTAAGGAAAAGAAACCTGTTATTGACTGGGAGAAGATGATCAGCAGAGAATACCGGGAACGGGATTCCCTCATGTGGGATGAGTTATATCATTATCTGGAAAGGATGgatcaagaaacaaaaaacaagaaggaGACACTATCCCAGGAAAGCACCACCCTTCAGGACCTCATGCTAGATCTACAGGAAGCAGACTCCCAACCCAATCTGGATCTGCTCCGGGATGTCAAGGAGTTGCTGGAAAGGAGCAAGTCAGCATTGTCCCAAAGGGCCAAGGCTCTCAACCCAGAGGTGAGAGTGTGTCCTATCTTTGGCATGCTAGAGACCCTCAACCAATTCAGAGTGGACATCAGGTTGGATCCTGCATCAGCCAGTCCCTGCCTGATTGTGGCTGAGGATCTGAAGAGTGTAAGAGCTGGAGAAGGCTGGCAGGTAGACAGCCCACATGGTGATGACTCTGATCTTCCCATGGTCCTTGCTGAGCAGGGCTTCTCCTCAGGCATACAGTACTGGGAGGTGGATGTGACACAGCTGCCTCAGTGGACACTGGGGATTCACACAACCTATTTGAGGATAAAAAGTCCCGGGAGAATAACTAAATATGCCTCTATCTTTTTCCTGAGATGTGTCAAGAAGGAAGATGGACACTATTTGCAATCTTAtcctggatcactgaaccacaaaCTAAAAGATCCTATTCCCAGGATTGGAGTATACTTGGAATACAAATTTGGCATTCTAGCCTATTACAATGTTCTGCAGAGTTCTCTTATTTATCAGTTACCTGATATTTCATTTGCAGCCCCTGTTAGACCCATGTTTTCTCCTGGCCCCCCACTTCCAGGAACAAAGCCTGCTCCCATGACTCTCTGTGCACTGGATTCTCATCTTTGTTCTTGCTGCTATTCGTCTCTCTGA